In Beggiatoa leptomitoformis, the genomic window CAAACAGAAGGTATGCACGAACGGCAGTTGACAGTTGCAAGTAGTGAAATTTCGTTAGATGAAATAGCGGAAGGACAATTTTTTGAACGGCTGGGGGTTGTACCTTTTCGCATTATTCCCCCTGCGCAGGCGGGTAAAATCGTGGCGGATGGTGCAGCAGAACGTGCTGGACTACAAGAGAATGATAAAATTTTGTCGCAGGACGGGCAAAAAGTAACGGATTGGTTAGCTTGGGCAAAATATGTTACAGCTCATCCCAATCAGCCCATCATGACAGAAATAGAACGTGATGGAGAACGTCAAACCTTAACATTGACCCCTGATAATATTAATGGTGTTGGACGAATGGGGGTTTACGCGCCAGAAGTCGTTATTCCTGAAGAATATTTAACAACTGAATACTATGGTTTGTTTGAATCCGTATGGAAAGGACTGGTTAAAACCAAGGATGTTACTATCCTCTCTTTGCGATTACTGGGTAAAATGCTGTTCTTGGAAGTCTCGCCATCACATATCAGTGGTCCTATCAGCATTGCACAATATGCAGGTTTATCGGCCAATAATGGTATTATCACCTTTTTAGCTTTTTTGGGGATGGTTAGTATTAGCCTAGGGGTTATTAACCTACTGCCTATTCCGACGCTAGATGGCGGACATTTATTGTTTTATCTTTTAGAATGGTTTAAAGGCAGTCCTGTCAGTGAAGGAACGCAATTTTTCTTTTATCGCATAGGGATGAGCTTCCTTGTTGGTTTAATGGGGCTTGCGATTTTTAATGATTTAGGACGGCTGTTTGGCTAATAGATTGAGAATAAAATGGCAGATTAAATCTGCTTGTTGATTATCAAGATCACGTCATTAGATAATGGTGCAAAACCTTCACTAGTGACTTAACGCCGATTATACGGATAAACACTTCACAACCCACCGCCGATTGAATGAACATTCGACTTCTTATTACGCAATTTAAACGCCTTCGATTTCCCCTCTACATGGGGGTTCTCCTCTCTGGTTACGGATTATCCGCATGGGCTTTTGAGCCTTTTACTGTAACAGACATTCGGCTAGAAGGACTTACCCGCACCACATCTGGCACGGTATTCAACTATCTCCCCATTCAAATAGGCGAGCGGGTTGATTCACAAAAGACCAATAATGCTATCACCGCACTATTTAAAACGGGTTTATTCAATGATGTACGACTGGCGCGCGACGGAAATATATTGGTCGTTAAATTGGAAGAGCGTCCTGCGATTTCCCAAATCAATATTGAAGGTAACAGCAGTATTGAAACTAAAGATTTAAAAAGTGCCTTAAAGTCTATTAACTTTGCCGAAGGTCGGGTATTTGATAAAGCAACGCTTGAACGGGTTAAATTAGAATTGCAACGTCAATATTTCAGTCTAGGCAAATATGCGGTACAAATTGACACCACTGTTACCCCGCTTGACGACAGTCGCGTTGCGATTGATTTAAAAATTTCTGAAGGGGTTGTTGCGAAGATTAAACAAATTAATCTGATTGGCAATAAGACTTTTCCTGATAAAACCTTGCTTGATCAGATGCAATTAGGCACAACAGGCTGGTTATCTTTCTTTACCAGTAATGACCAATATTCACGGCAAAAACTCTCCGCAGATTTAGAATCCTTACGCGCTTACTACCTTGACCGTGGCTATATCAACTTTAATATCGACTCAACCCAAATATCAATCACACCTGATAAAAAAGACGTTTATATCACCGTGAGCCTGAGTGAAGGTGAGCAATATACTGTATCCTCAATAAAATTAGTGGGAAACTTGATTGTGCCACAAGAAGAACTCATGGCAAAAATGTTGGTTAAATCAGGTGGCGTTTTCTCACGTAAAGAAATTACCAGCAGTACGGAAGCGATTACTGAACGGATTGGGGATGAAGGCTATGCTTTCGCAACGATTAATACCGTTCCTGACATAAACAAAGAGAATAAAACCGTTGCACTCAATTTCTTTGTTGACCCCGGACGACGGGTATATGTGCGGCGAATTAACTTTCAAGGCAACACGAAAACTCGTGATGAGGTATTACGGCGCGAAATGCGACAAATGGAAGGCGGTTACATTTCCACCCGTGCCGTCAAACGCTCCCAAACACGTTTAGAATTACTCAACTACTTTGACAGCGTCAACGTAGAAACACCATTAGTTCCAAATACCAATGACTTAGTTGACATCAACTATACCGTACAAGAAAAATCTTCAGGGTCACTGATGGCAGGGGTAGGCTTCTCTCAAACCCAAGGGATTTTACTTAATGCCAGTATTTCACAAGACAACTTTTTAGGCTCTGGTCGACATGTCAGTGCGGCGGTAAATAATAGCCAAGTCAGTACAGTATATAGTTTTTCCTACCTCAATCCTTACGCAGATGTTGACGGTGTTAGTCGTGGTTTTGGATTATTCTACCGCACAACTGATGCAGAAGAGGCCAACTTAAGCCGTTATACCACTGATGTTTATGGTGCGAACTTAACTTATGGTATTCCAATTACCGAGTTTAATAGCATTCGGTTAGGTTTAGATTTTGATAACACAACCCTGAAAACCACAGAATCTAGTGCAACAGAAGTCTTTGACTTTATAGAAAAAAATGGCGATACTTACGACTCCTATCGTTTAACAGCAAGCTGGGCGCGAGATACCCGTAACCGTGCAGTGTTTGCAGATAGTGGCATGTATCAATCTGTCGGTGCAGAGATATCCATTCCCTTTAGCGATTTAAACTACTACAAACTCAACTACCGCCAACAGTGGTTATATCCGCTGATAAAGAATTATGTTTTCTCAACCAAGGCTGAGGTTGCTTATGGTAACGGATACGGCGATAATGATGAGTTACCATTTTTTGAAAACTATACTGCGGGTGGTCCCCGTACTGTACGTGGTTATAAGGAAAATACATTAGGTCCTTTAGATTCTAATGACAGACCGCTGGGGGGAAACTTAAAAGTGGTGGGTAATGCAGAACTCTTTTTACCCGTTCCTTTTGCAGAAGACCTCCGCTCCTTACGTGTATCTGCATTTATGGATGTTGGTAATGTTTATGGTCAAAATGAAAATTTTGATGTATCTACATTACGCGCATCAACAGGACTTGGTGCAATTTGGATTTCACCCATAGGCATTCTAACATTTAGCTTAGCCTATCCAATAAATGATAAAGAAGGCGATCAAACCCAAGCGTTTCAGTTCTCAATTGGTACTAATTTTTAACATTGACAAGTCATTGTATGGAGTTTCCCTTGAAAAAGTTTTATCTTATCACTGGTTTATTATGCAGTCTTATATCTTCGTCCGCTTTTGCTGAACTAAAAATTGGTTTTGTAAACGCTGTGCGCGTCATGGAATCCGCCCCACAAGTCGCTGATGCGAACAAACGCCTAGAAGCAGAATTTGCGACACGGCAGAAAAAGTTGCAAGGCTCACAACAAGAACTACGCCGTTTAGAAGATCGCTTAGCCAAAGATGGTGCAATTATGAGCGAAGCTGAAAACCGTGACTTACAACGTGATATTGCTGCCAAACGTCGGGATTTACGCCGCGAACAAGACGAATTCCGTGAAGACTATAATATTCGTCGTAGTGAAGAATTAGACAAACTGCAAAAAAGAATTGTAGAAGTTGTTCAAACCATTGCGCGTGAAGAAGCCTATGATTTTATCCTCAGTGATGGGGTGGTGTGGGCAAGTGGAAAAGTTGATATTACCGAAAAAGTTTTAGGTAATCTGAAGAAAAAATAATTTCTAAAAACTCACCTTTGCTGAGAATATGTCCGTTTCCATAAGTCTTGCTGAACTAGCAACAACGATTGGAGCAGAACTACATGGTGCAGAGTCGTCAACCGTAGTGAGTGGGATAAACTCTCTTGTACGGGCGACTTCGCAAGAAGTGAGTTTTTTCTCTAATCGTCGTTACCGTGCTGAGCTACTTAAAACACAAGCAGCTGCAGTCATTATTACGGCTAAAGATCATACTGACTGTCCTGTACCTGTATTGCTAATGAATAATCCATATTTGGGTTATGCACTAGCTGCAACGCTATTCAATCCACCGCCAGTTAAACCCGTCGGGATTCACCCAACAGCTTGGGTAAGCCCACAGGCTACCTTGGGTAAAAACGGATATATTGGTGCACATGCCGTTATTGAAGCCAATGCCATCCTTGGTGATAACGTTTTTATTGGTGCGCATTGCGTGGTTGGTGAAGGCGTACACGTTGGTGCTGATACGCAACTGATTGCACAAGTAACACTTTGTACAGGCACTCAGCTTGGAAAGCGTGTTGTTATCCAACCGGGAGCCGTTATTGGTGCGGATGGTTTTGGTTTGGCTAACCACCAAGGGGAATGGATTAAAGTCCCTCAACTGGGGGGGGTGGTTGTTGGTGATGATGTAGAAATTGGTGCAAACACCACCATAGATAAAGGCGCGTTAGAAGATACCATTATTGAACGTGGTGTAAAACTCGATAACCAAATTCAAATTGCACACAATGTTCATATTGGTGAACACACTGCGATTGCAGGTTGTGTAGGAATTGCAGGTAGCACTCGAATTGGGCGTTATTGCATGATTGCGGGCGGCGTGGGCATTGTTGGACATATAGAAATTGTTGATCATGTTCATGTTACAGGTGGCTCTATCATTCTACAATCTATCCTCGCACCGGGCGTTTACTCGTCGGGCACACCGCTAGAGCTAAATCATCAATGGCATCGAAACTATCATCGTTTTAAACAACTTGATGAAATGGCAAAACGTCTAACCTCTTTAGAAAAAACGCTGAAATGATAAAACAACATAATTGTGGTTACACTAACCGCACAATACCTGCACATCCATTTTTATCCTGCCCAACAGGAGCCATGTTATGACAGTTAATACACTGAATGGCATGGATATTCATCAGATTTTACAACACTTACCACATCGCTATCCATTTCTCCTCATTGATAGAGTGTTAGATTATCAATTGGGGGAATACCTGACAGCAATTAAAAATGTTTCCTATAACGAACCCTACTTTTTGGGACATTTTCCCCATCGTCCCGTTATGCCGGGTGTATTGATTTTAGAGGCAATGGCACAAGCAACGGGTGTGCTTGCGTTTAAAACCAGTGATGCAAAACCAGATAATCAATCACTTTACTATTTGGTGGGCATTGACAAAGCACGCTTTAAACAACCTGTTGAACCGGGTGACCAATTGCTGATAGAAGTTAAAGTAACCAGAATTATTCGGGGGGTCTGGAAATATGCCGCAACATCAACTGTTGACGGTAAATTGGTTTCCAGTGCCGATCTCATGTGCATGAAAAGTGACATACCAAGTTGATAGACCCACGCGCTTACATAGACCCTAAGGCTGAACTGGACAGTAGTGTTCATGTTGGTGCTTTTTCATACATTGGTGCAGGCGTGCGCATTGATGCGGGTACGCAAATAGAACCCCATGTTGTGATCAAAGGACCTACTTTTATTGGGCGCAACAACCACATTCACCAATTCGCTTCACTGGGTGATGCTCCCCAAGATAAAAAGTATCGTGGGACAGATACCCGTTTAGAAATAGGTAATGACAATGTTATCCGTGAATACTGCACCATGCACCGAGGCACAGAGGACGACGAAGGACTGACTTCTATTGGTGATGACAACTGGATTATGGCCTATACCCACTTCGCCCATGATTCACGGGTGGGTAACCATACCATTTTTGCTAATGGCTCATCACTTGCGGGACACGTTACAGTTGCCGACTATGTGATTTTAGGCGGGTTTAGTCTGGTACACCAATTCTGTAAACTGGGCATACACAGTTTTTCAGGGGCGGGAACCGTTATTTTTAAAGATGTTCCCCCTTTCGTCACTGTTTGGGGAAATACAGCTAAAGCCTATGGCATCAATAAAGAAGGCTTGAAACGACGCAATTTTAGTGCGGAAACTATTCGCCATATTCATGAAGCCTACAAAATTATTTATCGGCAAAACCTGACATTGACTGAAGCGATTGAAGCCTTAAAATTGAAAGTGACTGACTGCGCTGAAATCAATTTGCTAATTGATTTTCTTGGTAAAACAACACGCGGAATTGTGCGTTAATCAAGCTGTATTTTCTACTAACACTTCAATCCCCCATAAAAAAACCTGTCAGTGGGCTGCATCACTGACAGGTTTTTTTATAAAAAGACGGCGCAATACATCGCGTAGGTAAAACTTAGGCTTGTTGTGCTTGTTGGCTTAAGCTCAGAATATGACCATTTAAACGGCTTTTATGACGAGCTGCTTTATTCTTATGAATTAAGCCTTTATGTGCCATATTATCGATGACAGGCACTGCAATTGCGTAGGCGGCTTTTGCTGCTTCAACATTACCTGTTGCTAATGCTTTGACAACATTTTTAATAGAGGTACGTAAACGGGTACGTTGTCCCGCATTTAATTGACGATGTGTTTCGGATTGACGAACACGTTTCTTTGCTTGTGCTGAATTAGCCAACGTTGAACTCCCTGAATAATGACCAAGTTGAAACTTAAACGTATAAGTATGTAGTAAATTAAATAATTTATCAAGATATGTTTTTTACTTTTCAAAACAATCGGACTAAACAAACAGCATTTATTATAAAAGCACTACTGAAAGACAATCATGGACAACACCGCTTCACACGGTGGTATCCATATCATCTGTTAGCACGACTCACCCATAGTTGACGGATTATGCACAAGGATGCACCAACAGCCCCCCGCGCCCGTTCGCCACAATTTCCTCATCCGCTACTTTAAAATGTTCCATTGCAATTGTGTGATAACGGCTAAAGTAATCCTTTAGCTCAGTTTCAATTGAACGGTCATATTCAGGGCGTACAACATGCGTTCCTCCCTGAACAAACTTAATAACTTTACCCTGTTTAACAATTAACTCCCCATTTTTAAAGACGAAATCAGGTTGCGCAAACATCTTTTCCTTATCAGAATGTTCCGTGTAAACGGTAATATCTGCCATCGCGCCTACACCTAAATGCCCTCGGTCATGCAAACCTAATACCTTCGCCGCGCCTGCACGTGTCATAATGGCAATTTCGTACAAACTGTATTCACGGGTGATACTACCCAAGGTACTCATAGCCGCAGCAGTAGGGTTAATCGTCGCTAACATATCATTACGAAAACTTTTATCCATTAGTAACTTAACTAAATGCGGATAACTGGTAAACGGCGCGCCGTTAGGATGGTCTGTGGTTAAAAAAATCCGCCATGGGTCATCAACCAATAAAAAGGTTTCCAAACCTATGGCCCATTGCAACGCATTAACAAAGTTTTTATCCCGATAACGGAATGGAACAACGCCACAGCCTGCATCACATTCAATATCCATCACTACCCATTTTTTCGGATTCGCATGACGATGATTATGGTACTGCATCATCGTATCCCCTGAAGCCGTAACGGTTTGCCCAAACATGATTTGTCCAACATCCACACTAATATTGTGATGCTGATTGATTGCCTCTGCAATACGTGCCGCGCCTGAAGAAAAACGATGGTCTCCCTCAGTGCCATAACTGTGGAATTGGATATGCGTTAAATGAACAGGCAAGCCTTCCATGCCCTGAATCGTATCTATCGTAGTATCAATATTACCCGGTACGCCTAAATTGCTTCCATGTACATGGAGCGGATGCGGTACACCCAGTTGTTGCACGGCGGTTGCGAGGCTGTGCAAAACTTGGCGTGGCGTTATAGGATAATGACAATTTTGCTCATCAAGTTCTAAACGGCGTTGATTGAATTTAAATGCGCTAATCCCGCCCGCATTGACTACCTTAATTCCAATACATTGGCTGGCTTCCAATATCCATGCGACATAATCATTAATCTTGCGCTGGTCTGCCCCGCTAGACAATAAACGCAGAAAATAATCATCATTGCCTAACATCGCATAACCGCCCTTATCAATCATAGGCGTATCCAACATTTCTAAATGCGCTTGACGGGCGTTAACAGGCAATAAAGCAGGTTCAAATACAGCGGTATAACCCATTTCCGCATAACGGATGCCTGTTTCACGAGTTGTAGGTGCAAGCATCTGATGCCACTCACCTTCTAACTGAAAACTCTCCCTTAAATAATCACGGGATTCGGGCAACAGTTGGCGCGCGATATTGACCTTACCGCCCCCAATATGGCTGTGAATATCAATAGCACCCGCCATCACAACTTTATGTTGCATATCATAATGCTGGTCAATTCTCGTATCCGCCAGCGGTTTAGCGACAATACGCCCATCTTGAATATAAATATCTTCAACCACTCCATTTTTTTGCTGAGTGGGATCATAAATTTTGCAATTGCTGAGTTTAGTAAGCATCGTTGTTTTTATCTGCCTTTGGTGGGTAAAACACGTAAGTCTGTGCATTTACTACACATCCCTACTTCATCATTATTTTTAATATCAAAAGGTAATAATATTATCTTTTTTATGACAAGCAAGAAGAAAATTAGTTTTTCTTATAGATTAAGATGGATAACCTTATTCACAACACTCAAATTATGAATTGTTTTTAAGGCATCACCAAATATGCTATTCCAAATTTCCAAGAGATAACGACGAATAATTTATTTTACGCTATCGTTATTTAGATAAAAATAATAAATAACAGTATCATACACAGATTATTTAAGAATACAAAAGCAGACAAATGGCTAACCATAACAACCACCTTATAGTGGTGTAAAATACAAGTAAATATTTACACTATTTACTAATCGGTAATCATCATGTCCACATCCTCCACACCTACCCAACAAACCGAACACCTACAAGGCAGTATTGAACGTGTCACCTTTCACAGCTCAGAAACAGGTTTCTGTGTACTACGGGTTAAAGTACGTGGACAACGTGATTTAGTCACCGTTATCGGTAGCGCGCCCAATGTTGCCAGCGGAGAATATATTGAAGCACAAGGACAATGGACAATAGACCGCACCCACGGACTACAATTTAAAACCCAACAACTGCGCACTGTTCCCCCCACCACCCGCGAAGGCATCGAAAAATACCTAGGTTCGGGCATGATAAAAGGCATCGGAGAACACTTTGCCAAAAAACTCGTTGCTGCTTTCGGTGAACAAGTTTTCGACGTGATTGAAAACCATCCCGAACGGCTTTTAGAACTCACAGGTATTGGCAAAAAACGCCATGACCAAGTCGTTAAAGCATGGGCAGAACAAAAAGTTGTCCGCGACATCATGGTTTTTTTACAATCGCACGGGGTCGGTACAGCCCGCGCGGTACGCATTTATAAAACCTATGGCGATGATGCCATTGCAAAAGTCCTAGAAAATCCCTACCAACTCGCCTTAGATATACACGGTATTGGCTTTAAAAGTGCCGACACCATCGCCCAACATTTAGGCATTCCAAAAGATTCACTGATACGCGCCCGTGCAGGCGTGCGCCATGTTTTACAAGAACTCTCAAGCGAAGGACATTGTGCCAGCTATTACACCACCCTATTAACCCAAGCAGAACAACTGCTCGACATTCCAGAATCCATTTTAAGCCAAGCCATCCAAGCAGAGCTTGAAGAAAATCAACTTATTACAGAAAAAATTAACGGCGAATCCTGTTTATTCCTCCCCGCGCTCTACCGTGCTGAACAAGGCACAGCCAACCACTTAAAACGCCTAATGCAAGGCATCTGCACATGGCAAGGCATAGAAGCCGACAAAGCCATTACATGGGTAGAAGAAAAAAACAGTCTGCAACTCTCCGCCTCACAAAAACAAGCGATTCAACTCGCACTAATCAGCAAAGTCCTCATTATTACAGGCGGGCCGGGAGTCGGTAAAACCACACTGGTGAATAGCATATTAAAAATCATCAGTGCAAAAAATTTACGCATCACCCTCTGCGCCCCCACAGGACGCGCCGCTAAACGCTTAAGCGAATCCACCCAGCGCGAAGCTGTTACCATCCACCGCCTACTTGCCTTTGACCCCCAAACAGGTAATTTTCGCCACAATAGCGATAATCCATTACCGACGGATTTACTCGTTATCGACGAAGCCTCAATGGTTGACATTATACTTATGAATCAAGTTTTAAGAGCGATTCCAGACCCTGCGGGCGTGCTTATCGTTGGCGATGTTGACCAACTCCCCTCCGTCGGGCCGGGAACAGTGTTAGCCGACATCATCAATTCCCACACCGTACCCGTCGTGCGTTTAACCGAAATTTTCCGCCAAGCTGCAACCTCACAAATCATTCTCAATGCCCACCGTGTCAATAAAGGCATCATGCCAAAATTGCCTGAAAAGCCCAACACCAAAGCGGATAAACCCCAAACCAACAACTATAAAATACAAGAAACATCAAATATTTATAAAGCCACTTCTGTAGAATCACCGCTCCAAGACTTTTACCTGATAACTGCTGAAACACCCGAAGAAATCAGCGCGAAACTCCTACACGTCGTCACAGAACGCATTCCCCGCCGTTTTCACTACGACCCAATTCGAGAAATACAAGTTTTAACCCCCATGCAACGCGGTGGCTTAGGGGCGCGCAGTTTAAATATAGAATTACAACAACGCCTAAACCCAACCAACACCCCCAGAATTGAACGCTTTGGCTGGACATTCGCCCCCCAAGATAAAATCATACAAACCGTTAATAATTATGAAAAAGAAGTATTTAACGGCGATATAGGCACAATTCAAGAAATAGACGAAGTCGCGGGCGAAGCCGCTATTTTATTTGATGGTCGGCTAGTCATTTATAGCCTTGATGAACTGGATGAAATTTCTTTAGCCTACGCAACCAGCGTGCATAAATCGCAAGGCTCGGAATATCCCTGCGTCGTGATACCCATCGCCATGCAACACTTTATGTTATTGGAAAGAAACTTAATTTACACTGCCATCACGCGCGCAAAATCGCTCGTTGTCCTCATCGGACAAGTGCAAGCCCTTGCTATGGCAGTAAAAGGGCAGAAAGCGGAGAAACGGTTGACGAATTTAATCAGTCGCTTGAGTTAGAAAAAAAGCAATCGCTGAAGTGATTGCACACCTAAAAGGCTTTTATCTGAATCAAGATTCATAGGATTTTTAGGATTTTAAAAAAAAAGTTAGTTTTTCGTTTAAGGGGTTTTAAATCCTGTTAATCCTGATTCAGACAAAAGAATTTAGATTAACGACTAAAAATGCGTAAAATAATCATACTTTTCTAAAAAATGTAGGGTGGAATAGCGAAGCGTATTCCACCATACGATTTATAATCTGTTTTTGCCCAGTTTTTGCAGAATTTCAAGGTGGAATACGCTTCGCTATTCTACCCTACAACATTCAAGCTGTTGTCTTTTTAAAAGAAACTCGCCATACTCGCGTTAAGGATAGATTTTTCATGCGCAAAAAACTTTATGATTTACTTGAACAAAGTTTTGAAATACCTGAGATAAACGAAATTATTTTTTCAATGGGTATTCAGTTAGATAGAACCTTTAATAACCGTACCGAATTAATCATTGCGTTAATCACATACTGTGAACATCGTGAGATGCTCAAGTTATTAGAACAAGAAATCTTTGAAAGAAGACCAAACTTAAAGGGGAATTCAATGGATAAAAAAGAACCCGTCCAACCCGTCAAACCGCAAAAATCCGAAACTACTCGTGATGAAAAACTTGCAAATATTTACATTAAAATCTTTGCTATCAGTGCGTTTGTTGCCATTGTGATTTATCTGATTTTGCCGAGTTCTACGCTGATAGAAGGCACAATTAACGGTTTAAAAATCAATACGACAGGTGGTGTTGCAGGGTTTTTATTATGTTTTTTTGCATTAGTATTTTTTTACCAAAAACATGCCATACAAGAAAAATCAGCAATTACAGGTAACGTTTTTGACGAAGAAAACAGCCCCATCACAGGCGCAACGGTTTTTGTCGATGGCATAGACCGCAAAAAAACAACCGACGAGACAGGCTGGTTTACGTTAGAAGTAGAACAACGAGCAGAATGGACAGTTCGGGCTAGTAAAGAAAGTTATCTATCAGCTTCTACAACAATTAAAACAACGGATATACCTGTTACTTTAGTTTTAAAAAACAGACATTAATAAAATGTATAAAAGCTTATAGGGTGCGTTATGATGTAAAAAAACATTTAACGCACCCTATATTTTTTTGAGAGGTGGGATTCAATGCGTAAAGACAACAAAGAACTTTATAAGTTATTAGAAAAACATTTTGATATAGATGATATAAGAAAACTTGTTTTTTTAATGGATATTCAACTGGATAAAAAAATTGATAGCCATAGTGAATTAATTATCGAATTAATTCAATTTTGCAAAAAACATCGTAAAACTAAAGAGTTAATCAAGGAGATTCAAGAGGCAAGACCTAACTTGCAACTAGACATAGGCATTTTTGCTTTTGAAAATATTGAAGAAGTCACAGGCTTTTTTGCACGTGTTAAACAACTAGTACAACAACGTGAGCCTAATAGTGATATTGAATATATATCAAAGTCCTTTCCACATCTTTGTGTAACTAACTCAGAATTTGATACAACAGCATTTTACGGCATTATTGATGGCTCAGTATCCATTGAATACATTGATAATTTTATAAAATATATTGTAGAACCAAATAGTGAGTTTTATCGCCAATGCGACTATTTAATTTATAAAGGAGAAAAAGCCAGCCATGAATTAGAAGGAGTTGCATGGAAGAGGCGCGTAAAACTGCAAAGCTTGCCAGAATTGCAAAATTTATTAGATTTTAGCGGATATGTTAAAAAACAAACTATTGACCTTAGCCAAGATAATCGTTACCCCCCCTCCCTGTACGTCACTCAACAACTGACGACTTTCCCCCAAAAAGAACTTTTTAAGGACGCACTGGCACAAGTACAAGCATGGTTAGATGAACCGCGACGAATGTTTATTTTAATTCTGGGCGAGTTTGGTACAGGAAAAACTTTTTTAATGCATGAACTTGTGCGCTTAATGGGAAAGGAAAACATAGGCAATAAACAAGTTGCAACGCCCATCTTGTTACAAATGCGAGAGTTACACAAAACCTTAAAAGGAAATTACCAAGTTGAACGCTTGGTGTCTCATCAAATCTTGCAAGAAAAGATTGATTTTAACCCTGAAAAATTCCGTAGTATGGTGCATAACGGGCGCGTTATTGTGTTTTTTGATGGATATGACGAATTAGATATGCGCGTAACGGCTGAACGCGCAACCGAATATTTTGAGGTGCTATTAGAAACCATCAAAGGCGGGGAATTTGCCAAGATTGTTGTTACAGCCCGCACACAACATTTTATTTCTGATAATGAGATTGCTCAGTTTTTATTACAAAAAGCGGAAACCGTTGGACATACCCGCTGTGCTATTTTGCAACCCTTCAATGAGGAACAAATCAAAGACTTTTTATACAAACGGTTTAACGAAAATCAGACCTTAGCCGATGAACGCTTTAATCATATTCAAAAAATAAAAGATTTAATGGGTTTATCGCACAATCCACGTATGTTGGGCTTTATTGCCGATTTAGACACCAGTGATTTAGATAACGCCCGCGATGAAAAAGGCGAAATCACTTCAGCGATTTTATATGAAGTGTTATTAAATAAATGGTTAAAAGGGGAACAACACCGTGCTGATACGGGGGAAAAAGAGCAGATAACGCTTGCTGACCGTCAGCGGGCAGTGGCGTGGTTAG contains:
- a CDS encoding carboxypeptidase-like regulatory domain-containing protein — its product is MRKKLYDLLEQSFEIPEINEIIFSMGIQLDRTFNNRTELIIALITYCEHREMLKLLEQEIFERRPNLKGNSMDKKEPVQPVKPQKSETTRDEKLANIYIKIFAISAFVAIVIYLILPSSTLIEGTINGLKINTTGGVAGFLLCFFALVFFYQKHAIQEKSAITGNVFDEENSPITGATVFVDGIDRKKTTDETGWFTLEVEQRAEWTVRASKESYLSASTTIKTTDIPVTLVLKNRH
- the lpxA gene encoding acyl-ACP--UDP-N-acetylglucosamine O-acyltransferase, which gives rise to MIDPRAYIDPKAELDSSVHVGAFSYIGAGVRIDAGTQIEPHVVIKGPTFIGRNNHIHQFASLGDAPQDKKYRGTDTRLEIGNDNVIREYCTMHRGTEDDEGLTSIGDDNWIMAYTHFAHDSRVGNHTIFANGSSLAGHVTVADYVILGGFSLVHQFCKLGIHSFSGAGTVIFKDVPPFVTVWGNTAKAYGINKEGLKRRNFSAETIRHIHEAYKIIYRQNLTLTEAIEALKLKVTDCAEINLLIDFLGKTTRGIVR
- a CDS encoding formylmethanofuran dehydrogenase subunit A — protein: MLTKLSNCKIYDPTQQKNGVVEDIYIQDGRIVAKPLADTRIDQHYDMQHKVVMAGAIDIHSHIGGGKVNIARQLLPESRDYLRESFQLEGEWHQMLAPTTRETGIRYAEMGYTAVFEPALLPVNARQAHLEMLDTPMIDKGGYAMLGNDDYFLRLLSSGADQRKINDYVAWILEASQCIGIKVVNAGGISAFKFNQRRLELDEQNCHYPITPRQVLHSLATAVQQLGVPHPLHVHGSNLGVPGNIDTTIDTIQGMEGLPVHLTHIQFHSYGTEGDHRFSSGAARIAEAINQHHNISVDVGQIMFGQTVTASGDTMMQYHNHRHANPKKWVVMDIECDAGCGVVPFRYRDKNFVNALQWAIGLETFLLVDDPWRIFLTTDHPNGAPFTSYPHLVKLLMDKSFRNDMLATINPTAAAMSTLGSITREYSLYEIAIMTRAGAAKVLGLHDRGHLGVGAMADITVYTEHSDKEKMFAQPDFVFKNGELIVKQGKVIKFVQGGTHVVRPEYDRSIETELKDYFSRYHTIAMEHFKVADEEIVANGRGGLLVHPCA
- a CDS encoding ATP-dependent RecD-like DNA helicase, producing MSTSSTPTQQTEHLQGSIERVTFHSSETGFCVLRVKVRGQRDLVTVIGSAPNVASGEYIEAQGQWTIDRTHGLQFKTQQLRTVPPTTREGIEKYLGSGMIKGIGEHFAKKLVAAFGEQVFDVIENHPERLLELTGIGKKRHDQVVKAWAEQKVVRDIMVFLQSHGVGTARAVRIYKTYGDDAIAKVLENPYQLALDIHGIGFKSADTIAQHLGIPKDSLIRARAGVRHVLQELSSEGHCASYYTTLLTQAEQLLDIPESILSQAIQAELEENQLITEKINGESCLFLPALYRAEQGTANHLKRLMQGICTWQGIEADKAITWVEEKNSLQLSASQKQAIQLALISKVLIITGGPGVGKTTLVNSILKIISAKNLRITLCAPTGRAAKRLSESTQREAVTIHRLLAFDPQTGNFRHNSDNPLPTDLLVIDEASMVDIILMNQVLRAIPDPAGVLIVGDVDQLPSVGPGTVLADIINSHTVPVVRLTEIFRQAATSQIILNAHRVNKGIMPKLPEKPNTKADKPQTNNYKIQETSNIYKATSVESPLQDFYLITAETPEEISAKLLHVVTERIPRRFHYDPIREIQVLTPMQRGGLGARSLNIELQQRLNPTNTPRIERFGWTFAPQDKIIQTVNNYEKEVFNGDIGTIQEIDEVAGEAAILFDGRLVIYSLDELDEISLAYATSVHKSQGSEYPCVVIPIAMQHFMLLERNLIYTAITRAKSLVVLIGQVQALAMAVKGQKAEKRLTNLISRLS
- the rpsT gene encoding 30S ribosomal protein S20 — translated: MANSAQAKKRVRQSETHRQLNAGQRTRLRTSIKNVVKALATGNVEAAKAAYAIAVPVIDNMAHKGLIHKNKAARHKSRLNGHILSLSQQAQQA